In one window of Terriglobia bacterium DNA:
- a CDS encoding biotin--[acetyl-CoA-carboxylase] ligase: MNPRNQAGPDHCRTELDPGARTDARLGHIVRLLADNSMLVVSGTKIADEIGTSRSEVWRLVQQLRELGVEIAGHPATGYRLEAVPDLLLPDILDPLLRGTMFAGRLHHFFRVGSTNVVGMAAAAQGEAEGAVFLAEEQTAGRGRGGHTWESQATVGVYASIILRPLLAPADVLLLSLMAGVAASNAIESVTSIRPDLRWPNDVMLNHRKFCGILTELNAEVSRVRYAVVGIGINVNQETFPADLQAIATSLRVETGREWSRVDVATALLKSLDREYRALLDNPRGARESIHKRFEERSSYARRREVHVDEDGGYDGITEGLDERGFLRVRTEQGLRTVISGGVRARRNG; encoded by the coding sequence ATGAATCCTCGCAACCAGGCCGGTCCGGATCACTGCCGGACAGAGTTGGACCCCGGAGCGCGCACCGACGCGCGGCTCGGGCACATCGTCCGCCTGCTCGCTGACAATTCCATGCTGGTTGTGAGCGGCACCAAGATCGCCGACGAGATCGGAACGAGCCGCTCGGAAGTGTGGAGACTCGTGCAACAGTTGCGTGAGCTGGGGGTGGAAATCGCGGGGCACCCGGCGACCGGATATCGGCTGGAAGCTGTGCCGGACCTACTTCTTCCCGACATCCTGGATCCGCTCCTGCGCGGAACGATGTTCGCCGGGCGCTTGCATCATTTTTTCCGCGTTGGATCGACCAATGTCGTTGGGATGGCTGCCGCCGCGCAGGGTGAAGCCGAAGGTGCGGTCTTCCTGGCTGAAGAGCAGACAGCGGGGCGCGGTCGCGGAGGGCATACGTGGGAGTCGCAGGCCACGGTTGGGGTGTATGCCTCGATCATATTGCGTCCCCTATTGGCACCTGCAGACGTGCTTCTGCTCTCGCTCATGGCGGGTGTGGCGGCGAGCAATGCGATTGAGAGTGTGACCTCAATCCGCCCCGATCTTCGCTGGCCCAACGACGTGATGCTCAACCACCGTAAGTTCTGTGGAATCCTGACCGAGTTGAATGCCGAGGTCAGCCGGGTACGCTACGCGGTCGTGGGGATCGGCATCAACGTGAACCAGGAGACATTTCCGGCGGATTTGCAGGCCATTGCCACTTCTTTGCGCGTGGAGACCGGTCGCGAGTGGTCGCGCGTCGATGTCGCGACGGCTCTGTTAAAATCGCTGGACCGCGAATATCGTGCGCTGCTCGATAATCCGAGGGGCGCGCGCGAGTCGATCCACAAGCGTTTTGAAGAACGCTCGTCCTATGCGCGGCGCCGCGAAGTGCACGTCGATGAAGACGGCGGTTATGACGGCATCACCGAAGGTCTGGACGAGCGCGGATTCCTCAGGGTGCGCACCGAGCAGGGTCTGCGAACGGTGATCTCCGGCGGGGTCCGGGCGCGGCGCAACGGATAA
- the nadC gene encoding carboxylating nicotinate-nucleotide diphosphorylase gives MDWMSRRITAILENALTEDRATRDATSYACIDPNQQAVGTILAKQDCVLSGIGCVQRILQVFAALDGTVRSHPEVVTHQEIFDGVRLRPGLTVAVVRHNARVMLSCERVILNILQRMSGVATLTRQYVEAVAGTKCTILDTRKTVPGLRVLDKYAVRCGGAKNHRLDLSDGVLIKNNHIHLCGGIKNALQRAIQNRRGEQVIEVEVRSTAELEEALQNGAEAILLDNMTPEQVRACVERVQTHSRRVPLEASGGMNLETVRAYAETGVDYISIGALTHSAKAVDMSMRIIPA, from the coding sequence ATGGACTGGATGAGTCGCCGCATTACGGCCATTCTGGAGAACGCGTTGACGGAGGATCGCGCGACGCGCGACGCCACTAGCTACGCCTGTATTGATCCCAACCAGCAGGCAGTCGGGACGATTCTCGCCAAGCAGGATTGCGTACTGTCCGGCATCGGCTGCGTGCAACGCATCCTGCAGGTCTTTGCGGCACTGGATGGTACCGTCCGCTCGCATCCGGAAGTGGTGACACACCAGGAGATTTTCGATGGTGTTCGGCTTCGACCAGGGCTCACGGTGGCCGTGGTTCGCCATAATGCGCGCGTAATGCTCAGTTGCGAGCGCGTAATTCTGAACATTCTGCAGCGTATGAGCGGGGTTGCTACGTTGACCCGCCAGTACGTGGAGGCAGTTGCAGGAACGAAGTGCACGATTCTGGATACGCGGAAGACGGTTCCCGGCCTGCGGGTTCTCGACAAATATGCTGTCCGTTGCGGTGGCGCGAAAAATCACCGGCTCGATCTTTCCGATGGCGTGCTCATCAAGAACAATCACATTCACCTTTGCGGCGGGATCAAGAATGCCCTGCAAAGGGCCATCCAGAATCGACGTGGCGAGCAGGTCATCGAGGTCGAGGTGCGTTCCACGGCCGAACTCGAAGAGGCTTTACAAAATGGCGCGGAAGCTATCCTGCTGGACAATATGACTCCGGAGCAGGTACGGGCCTGCGTGGAACGCGTTCAAACCCACTCGCGCCGGGTGCCGTTGGAGGCCTCCGGCGGCATGAACCTGGAGACGGTGCGCGCCTACGCCGAGACGGGCGTCGATTACATCTCCATCGGGGCGCTCACCCACTCAGCAAAGGCTGTCGATATGAGCATGAGGATCATCCCCGCATAG
- a CDS encoding ComEC/Rec2 family competence protein, protein MADGPQNLSSVRSFGHMGTAPMLMACCAFSAGILWARFEFCPPLWILTAIILCAVAGCVTLYRRAWRAATLAVASTFAMAGALTWEAVSAQPTQMHLRDCATREDVELTGVVQSDGIIAPGMYGAMKETIDLAVESVTAEQAAEVVSGGARLSLYTKSTPKHDEDDEEQEMPTVSPILRSGERVRLRAKLGVPENYRNPGAFDYRHYLERQGIFVTGGGKLENVEILNEDVNPRWERWRATTRRAILGRIHAIWPADRAAILDAMLIGDASSIGRDVRNDFQRSGTYHILVVSGFNVGILAFVVFWILRRLPMGEVAATIITLVLAGAYTYLTNVGAPVIRATVMLAIYLITRLLYRDRAALNAVSTAALGLLVYDPESLFDPSFQLTFLSVVAIAGIVLPIVEITSGPYHRALAQLPVVGFDSSLAARQAQFRLDLRLIAGRIGRLIGRRFAYRLVSGAAGLVFGVFETLLVSGVMQFALALPMAWYFHRATLTALAANALVVPVTGLMLPIAIGTICLRLISAKMALPLKLVTDWMIAFISGTVRLFGSMRVSDVRIATPGVVAAVIAAVGLGVAIWLLRRGNSWFRWAGLATLIVTSAWLFTDKSSARPAPGDLQIVSIDVGQGDSFLIVSPDGHTLLIDSGGTLNGEHASFDVGEDVVSPLLWNLGIGHLDAVAVSHAHADHVGGMSAVIHNFRPRELWLAPGAPVHERQRLIESAAREKVTVIERTMGQEFDFGGARVEVLAPPKIIDLGPKAIDNNSLALRISYQGHSALFIGDMAKGGEDRLYAENPHSDLLKIAHHGSANATSEEFLAAVHPSFAMISVGRHNSFKHPRPQTLAKLAAAHVRTYRTDLFGATRFDLDGRGIRVTSLALNPR, encoded by the coding sequence ATGGCGGACGGGCCCCAAAACCTGTCCTCGGTCCGCAGTTTCGGCCACATGGGAACCGCTCCCATGCTGATGGCTTGTTGTGCCTTTTCCGCCGGAATTTTGTGGGCGCGCTTTGAATTTTGTCCGCCTCTCTGGATTCTTACTGCAATCATTCTGTGCGCTGTGGCTGGGTGCGTCACGCTGTATCGACGTGCGTGGCGAGCTGCGACTCTAGCTGTCGCGTCAACCTTTGCCATGGCGGGCGCGCTCACGTGGGAGGCTGTCAGCGCTCAACCGACGCAGATGCATCTTCGCGATTGTGCGACCCGTGAGGATGTTGAACTCACCGGTGTCGTACAGAGCGATGGAATCATTGCGCCGGGAATGTACGGCGCCATGAAGGAGACGATCGATCTCGCGGTCGAATCCGTCACGGCTGAACAGGCCGCCGAAGTGGTTAGTGGTGGAGCGCGACTTTCGCTCTATACAAAATCGACCCCCAAGCATGATGAAGACGACGAAGAACAGGAGATGCCCACCGTCTCTCCCATCCTGCGCAGTGGCGAGCGGGTTCGCCTGCGAGCGAAGCTTGGCGTCCCTGAGAACTATCGCAATCCCGGAGCGTTCGACTACAGGCATTACCTGGAGCGCCAGGGAATCTTCGTAACCGGCGGCGGCAAGCTTGAGAATGTCGAGATACTGAACGAGGACGTCAACCCTCGCTGGGAGCGTTGGCGAGCCACGACGCGCAGGGCGATCCTGGGCAGGATTCATGCGATCTGGCCAGCGGATCGCGCCGCGATACTCGACGCCATGCTGATCGGCGATGCCTCGAGTATCGGGCGCGACGTTCGCAACGATTTCCAGCGCAGCGGCACATATCACATCCTCGTGGTGTCCGGGTTCAACGTGGGCATTCTCGCGTTCGTCGTGTTCTGGATTTTGCGGCGGCTCCCAATGGGAGAGGTCGCGGCGACCATCATTACCCTGGTCCTCGCTGGTGCGTACACATACCTGACGAACGTTGGCGCGCCGGTCATTCGAGCGACCGTGATGCTGGCGATTTATCTCATTACCCGGCTGCTCTATCGCGACCGTGCAGCACTGAATGCCGTCTCTACGGCCGCGCTGGGACTGCTCGTTTACGACCCCGAATCACTCTTCGATCCGAGCTTCCAATTGACGTTTCTCTCAGTGGTGGCGATTGCCGGGATCGTGCTGCCGATCGTCGAGATCACTTCCGGCCCCTACCATCGGGCACTCGCGCAGTTGCCGGTCGTTGGGTTCGACTCTTCGCTAGCGGCGCGACAGGCGCAGTTCCGCCTGGATCTTCGGCTTATCGCTGGTCGTATCGGAAGGTTGATCGGCCGAAGGTTCGCCTATCGGCTGGTGAGCGGGGCGGCCGGACTGGTATTCGGCGTATTTGAAACGCTGCTGGTCTCGGGCGTAATGCAGTTCGCGCTGGCGCTGCCGATGGCATGGTACTTTCATCGCGCGACGCTGACCGCGCTGGCCGCCAACGCACTCGTCGTGCCGGTAACGGGGCTCATGCTGCCGATCGCCATTGGGACAATCTGCCTGCGCCTGATCTCCGCAAAAATGGCTCTTCCACTGAAACTCGTGACCGACTGGATGATCGCGTTTATCAGCGGGACCGTCCGTCTGTTCGGCAGCATGAGGGTGAGCGATGTCCGAATCGCAACCCCGGGTGTGGTCGCGGCAGTTATTGCTGCGGTTGGGCTCGGCGTGGCGATTTGGTTGCTGCGCCGCGGGAACTCATGGTTTCGTTGGGCCGGATTGGCCACCCTGATCGTCACCTCCGCGTGGCTCTTCACGGACAAATCGTCTGCACGGCCCGCACCCGGAGATTTGCAAATTGTTTCGATTGATGTCGGGCAAGGGGACTCGTTCCTGATCGTCTCGCCGGACGGACACACTTTGTTGATCGACTCCGGAGGAACCCTCAACGGCGAGCACGCGAGCTTCGACGTTGGCGAAGACGTGGTTTCGCCCTTGCTATGGAACCTCGGCATCGGCCACCTGGACGCCGTTGCCGTCAGCCATGCGCATGCCGACCACGTGGGCGGGATGAGTGCCGTGATCCACAACTTTCGCCCACGAGAGCTGTGGCTGGCGCCGGGGGCGCCGGTGCACGAACGCCAGCGCCTGATCGAGAGCGCAGCGCGGGAGAAGGTGACGGTCATCGAACGCACCATGGGACAGGAGTTCGACTTCGGGGGCGCCCGGGTCGAGGTGCTTGCCCCACCCAAAATCATCGATCTTGGGCCGAAGGCCATTGACAACAACTCACTGGCACTTCGAATCAGCTACCAGGGGCATTCGGCGCTTTTCATCGGAGATATGGCAAAAGGAGGTGAGGACCGCCTCTACGCTGAGAACCCCCACTCGGATCTTCTCAAAATAGCGCACCACGGCAGCGCGAATGCTACCTCGGAAGAATTCCTCGCCGCAGTACATCCAAGTTTCGCGATGATCTCGGTGGGTCGTCATAATTCATTCAAGCATCCCCGCCCGCAGACGCTGGCGAAGCTGGCTGCCGCACACGTGCGCACGTATCGTACGGACCTGTTTGGGGCGACGCGGTTCGACTTGGATGGTAGAGGGATTCGGGTTACGTCGTTGGCTCTGAATCCTCGGTAA
- the rlmD gene encoding 23S rRNA (uracil(1939)-C(5))-methyltransferase RlmD: MELKIEKWIYGGDGLARMAPDETGRGKAVFVPFVVPGETVQAEITEERSGFARAKLTEMNKASAGRVEPQCPYFYRCGGCQYQHADYARQLEWKRDILVETLQRTAKIKLEHVEIHSAEPYQYRNRTRLKTRNEPGFAIGYHRLGTNELLPVSDCPISSPLIRRAIAATWKVGDTHNSGGLREIQFFANHADSKLLVEFYTDRDTSPQVLQAFGDALRAELPAILGIVIFPSTALIEDEDRVLSASSKRAATGVAFGESSLQYVTAGGSFRVSAGSFFQTNRFLIDELVKTALGDSRGATALDLYAGTGLFSVPVARRFDRVIAVEASPFSFADLVNNVSANVKPVQATTEKYLENTGRRSGLHLVLVDPPRSGMGEHTAQMLGRTGVPHITYVSCDPATLARDLRVLSGAGYRIESAHLVDLFPQTFHMETVVQLVR, encoded by the coding sequence GTGGAACTCAAGATCGAAAAGTGGATATACGGCGGCGATGGACTCGCCCGCATGGCTCCTGACGAGACCGGGCGGGGCAAGGCGGTCTTCGTGCCATTTGTCGTGCCGGGAGAGACGGTCCAGGCCGAGATCACGGAAGAACGTTCGGGATTTGCGCGCGCGAAGCTGACCGAGATGAACAAGGCGTCAGCGGGGCGCGTGGAACCGCAGTGCCCCTATTTTTACCGGTGTGGTGGCTGCCAGTATCAGCACGCCGATTATGCGCGCCAGTTGGAATGGAAGCGCGACATCCTGGTTGAGACGCTGCAGCGCACGGCGAAGATCAAGCTAGAACATGTGGAGATTCACTCGGCCGAACCTTATCAGTACCGCAACCGCACACGGCTCAAGACGCGTAACGAACCGGGATTCGCTATTGGTTATCACCGGCTGGGTACGAACGAGCTTCTCCCTGTTTCCGATTGCCCCATCAGCTCTCCACTGATCCGAAGGGCGATCGCCGCAACCTGGAAAGTTGGTGACACTCACAACTCCGGCGGGCTACGCGAGATACAGTTTTTCGCCAATCACGCAGATTCGAAGCTGCTCGTCGAGTTCTACACCGATCGCGACACCAGCCCTCAGGTTCTGCAGGCTTTTGGAGACGCGCTTCGAGCAGAACTGCCGGCCATCCTCGGTATCGTCATTTTCCCTTCGACGGCGTTGATAGAAGACGAGGATCGCGTTCTCTCGGCCAGTTCAAAGCGAGCAGCTACAGGAGTGGCTTTCGGAGAGAGCTCGCTGCAGTACGTCACCGCAGGCGGCAGCTTTCGCGTCAGTGCGGGATCGTTTTTCCAGACCAATCGATTCCTGATTGACGAACTGGTGAAGACTGCCCTCGGCGATTCGCGAGGTGCGACGGCACTGGATTTGTACGCTGGAACCGGACTGTTTTCCGTGCCTGTGGCGAGGAGATTCGATCGCGTAATCGCGGTCGAGGCATCACCATTCTCGTTTGCAGATCTCGTGAATAACGTTTCCGCGAACGTTAAACCAGTGCAGGCGACGACGGAAAAGTACCTGGAAAATACTGGGCGAAGGTCCGGGCTCCACCTCGTGCTGGTCGATCCGCCGCGTTCCGGAATGGGAGAGCACACGGCACAAATGCTGGGCCGGACGGGGGTTCCGCACATAACATATGTATCGTGCGATCCGGCGACACTGGCACGCGATCTCCGTGTGCTGAGCGGCGCTGGATATCGCATTGAGTCCGCACACTTGGTTGACCTGTTTCCGCAGACGTTTCATATGGAAACGGTTGTCCAGTTGGTGCGGTGA
- a CDS encoding DUF2007 domain-containing protein: MAAIPQPNERLVKVFDTEQESEALVVRGLLESEGIESLISYLDAPQDVLPGVGGIIVQVREEQAEEARQIMEAYRTDVPAEEDLTEDSEPTT; the protein is encoded by the coding sequence ATGGCCGCTATTCCGCAACCAAACGAGCGACTCGTGAAGGTATTCGACACGGAACAAGAGTCCGAAGCACTGGTCGTCCGAGGACTGCTCGAGTCGGAAGGGATCGAATCCCTCATCTCCTACCTGGATGCTCCGCAGGATGTCCTCCCCGGCGTGGGCGGAATCATTGTGCAGGTTCGCGAGGAACAGGCCGAAGAAGCCCGGCAGATCATGGAAGCCTATCGCACCGACGTTCCCGCGGAAGAAGATCTTACCGAGGATTCAGAGCCAACGACGTAA
- a CDS encoding YciI family protein, with the protein MYALAIISYRRPLEEIAAVTESHRAYVRQLKQHGILLASGPFDPRFGGALLLRVKDDDVIGGLDRVRDDDPFVKENLVQYELLPWNVMGGREGLDKL; encoded by the coding sequence ATGTACGCTCTTGCCATCATTAGCTACCGGCGGCCGCTGGAAGAGATTGCCGCGGTCACCGAGAGTCATCGCGCATATGTTCGTCAACTGAAGCAGCACGGCATCCTGCTTGCGTCGGGCCCATTTGATCCGCGATTCGGTGGTGCGCTCCTGCTGCGCGTGAAAGATGACGATGTGATTGGCGGGCTGGATCGCGTTCGCGATGACGATCCCTTCGTGAAGGAAAACCTGGTGCAGTACGAACTACTCCCCTGGAATGTGATGGGCGGCCGCGAAGGTCTCGACAAGCTCTGA
- a CDS encoding YceI family protein, which translates to MRRILFGFIIAFIAIPVLAQDFRIDPNHSSANFAVKHLLVSTVRGRFAGGVTGIIHLDPQDVTKSSVTADIKTDTVDTDNATRDKDLHSERFFDVQKYPDIKFQSTSIEHRGDDYVAIGNLTIKDVTKQVELPFTLAQAEVKGKKKLGVVANLEINRMDYHIDYDPTGTTVSKDVKIELDLEATEQ; encoded by the coding sequence ATGCGTCGAATACTCTTTGGTTTCATTATCGCATTCATCGCGATTCCGGTACTCGCGCAGGATTTCCGAATCGATCCCAACCACTCTTCCGCGAACTTCGCCGTGAAGCACCTGCTGGTATCCACCGTGCGGGGCCGATTCGCCGGCGGAGTCACGGGAATAATCCACCTGGACCCGCAGGACGTCACAAAGTCGAGTGTGACCGCCGACATCAAGACAGATACCGTCGACACGGATAACGCGACGCGCGATAAGGACCTGCACAGCGAACGGTTCTTCGATGTCCAGAAGTATCCTGACATCAAGTTCCAAAGCACTAGCATCGAGCACCGCGGCGATGACTACGTCGCAATCGGGAACCTGACGATCAAGGACGTAACGAAGCAGGTAGAATTGCCGTTTACCCTGGCCCAGGCTGAGGTGAAGGGTAAGAAGAAGCTCGGAGTGGTAGCAAACCTGGAGATCAACCGAATGGATTACCACATCGACTACGACCCGACCGGCACAACGGTTAGCAAGGACGTGAAGATAGAGCTCGACCTTGAGGCTACGGAACAGTAG
- a CDS encoding valine--tRNA ligase: MPHELPKAYEPGAIEARWAEYWVKERLFAADTSADRPVFTLLLPPPNVTGRLHMGHMLNQTEMDIVVRWHRMRGFTTLWLPGTDHAGIATQMMVERQLASEGKTRLQLGREAFLARVWEWKRQYGGAITEQMRRLGASVDWDREFFTMSEQLSRAVKEAFIHLYEEGLIYRGKYIVNWCPRCSTAISDLEVVHEETQGKLYEIRYPVIGSDEYIVVATTRPETMLGDTAVAVNPADERYKHLHGKKVRLPLMDREIPIILDELANPEFGTGAVKVTPAHDPNDFQAGLRHLLPQISVMDEHARMNEEAGMYAGLDRFEAREKVLHDLREQGYLVGIKDHVLAIGHCQRCKTIVEPRLSTQWFVAVNKEPKSGGWSIAKMAQEVVTRGYIRFSPDMYKTIYLNWMENLHDWCISRQLWWGHRIPAWHCPACKSIVVSSKPLDKCPKCGNPTIEQDPDVLDTWFSSGLLPATPLGWPDETNDLRRFYPTSLLITGFDILFFWVARMVMMNTYFMWRDRNDTGEALKNAVPFREVYIHSLVRDAERQKMSKTKGNVLDPIDVVEKYGTDATRFTLAAMAAPGTDIAFSESRTEGYRAFANKIWNAARLVFMNVDKLSESGIPVLMLFAEKSRTAANKPGLASFEAATLEDRWILSRFNHVAGEINDALKEYRFHEAANSIYSFFWGEFCDWYLELIKPRLAAAGNEAERNSARTAALNLVTIFEGALRLLSPFMPFLTEELWHAVYDGRPPKKSISLSTYPQAQPKQIDTQAETEMAILQDLIVSVRNLRAELKIEPKQKLEIEVFADAEVKGLIERNSGALERLASVENVNFVGESLAKKTQSRHTTRFDVRVVYEQKIDVAAERARLNKEIEKYEKGIANAERQLGNEGFLAKAPEKVVEGLRKNTAELNVLLEKARESLNQLEQ, from the coding sequence ATGCCTCACGAACTTCCCAAAGCCTATGAGCCGGGCGCGATTGAAGCGCGCTGGGCCGAGTACTGGGTGAAGGAAAGACTCTTCGCCGCCGACACTTCCGCCGACCGCCCGGTTTTCACTCTGCTGTTGCCGCCACCGAATGTGACCGGGCGACTGCACATGGGCCATATGTTGAACCAGACGGAGATGGACATCGTGGTGCGCTGGCACCGCATGCGCGGCTTCACCACGCTTTGGCTGCCAGGGACGGATCATGCAGGAATCGCCACCCAGATGATGGTGGAGCGCCAGTTAGCGAGCGAAGGAAAAACCCGACTCCAACTGGGACGCGAGGCCTTCCTCGCCCGAGTTTGGGAGTGGAAGCGCCAGTACGGCGGCGCTATTACGGAGCAGATGCGGCGGCTCGGCGCGTCGGTGGATTGGGATCGCGAGTTCTTCACGATGAGCGAGCAGCTTTCCCGTGCGGTGAAGGAAGCATTCATTCACCTGTACGAGGAAGGGCTGATCTATCGCGGCAAGTACATCGTCAATTGGTGCCCGCGATGCTCGACGGCGATCTCTGATCTCGAGGTAGTGCACGAGGAAACGCAGGGTAAGCTCTACGAGATTCGATACCCGGTGATCGGAAGCGATGAATACATCGTGGTCGCTACGACGCGGCCAGAGACGATGCTGGGTGATACGGCCGTGGCGGTGAACCCCGCAGATGAACGCTACAAGCATCTGCACGGGAAGAAAGTTCGTCTGCCGCTGATGGATCGCGAGATTCCGATCATTCTGGATGAGTTGGCGAATCCGGAGTTTGGAACCGGCGCGGTGAAGGTCACCCCGGCGCACGATCCGAACGATTTCCAGGCGGGATTGCGCCACCTCCTACCGCAGATTTCCGTCATGGACGAGCATGCGCGCATGAATGAGGAGGCTGGGATGTACGCCGGGCTCGATCGTTTCGAGGCGCGCGAAAAGGTTTTGCACGATCTGCGCGAGCAGGGATACCTGGTCGGGATCAAGGACCACGTACTTGCGATCGGGCATTGCCAGCGCTGCAAGACCATTGTCGAGCCACGGCTGTCGACGCAGTGGTTCGTCGCCGTCAACAAGGAACCGAAGAGCGGCGGTTGGTCTATCGCGAAGATGGCGCAGGAGGTTGTCACGCGCGGGTACATCCGGTTCTCGCCGGATATGTACAAGACCATCTATTTGAACTGGATGGAGAACCTGCACGACTGGTGCATCTCGCGCCAGTTGTGGTGGGGACACCGGATTCCAGCTTGGCACTGCCCAGCATGCAAATCGATCGTTGTCAGCTCAAAGCCGCTGGATAAGTGTCCGAAATGCGGAAATCCGACCATTGAGCAGGACCCAGATGTACTGGATACGTGGTTCTCGTCGGGGCTGCTCCCGGCAACCCCGCTAGGCTGGCCGGATGAGACCAACGACCTGAGACGGTTCTATCCGACGTCGCTGCTCATCACCGGGTTCGACATCCTGTTCTTCTGGGTGGCGCGCATGGTGATGATGAATACCTATTTCATGTGGCGCGACCGGAACGATACAGGCGAGGCCCTGAAGAACGCCGTGCCTTTCCGCGAGGTCTACATACACTCGCTTGTGCGCGATGCCGAGCGCCAGAAGATGTCGAAGACCAAGGGTAACGTTCTCGACCCGATTGATGTGGTGGAGAAGTACGGCACGGACGCTACGCGCTTCACCCTGGCGGCAATGGCAGCACCCGGGACAGATATCGCTTTCAGCGAGAGCCGTACGGAAGGCTACCGTGCATTCGCCAACAAGATCTGGAACGCGGCACGACTGGTCTTCATGAATGTCGACAAGCTATCGGAATCGGGGATTCCGGTTCTGATGCTGTTCGCCGAAAAGAGCCGCACGGCTGCGAATAAGCCAGGACTGGCGTCATTTGAAGCGGCGACTCTGGAAGACCGGTGGATCCTGTCGCGTTTCAATCATGTTGCGGGCGAGATCAATGACGCACTGAAGGAGTATCGATTCCACGAGGCTGCGAATTCGATCTACAGCTTCTTCTGGGGCGAGTTCTGCGATTGGTACCTGGAGCTAATAAAGCCTCGGCTGGCGGCGGCTGGAAACGAAGCCGAGCGGAATTCCGCGCGAACGGCAGCGCTGAACCTGGTAACGATTTTCGAAGGCGCCCTGCGCCTGCTGTCGCCATTCATGCCGTTCCTCACCGAGGAATTGTGGCACGCGGTGTACGATGGCAGGCCGCCGAAGAAATCGATCTCTCTCTCCACCTATCCGCAGGCACAACCCAAACAGATCGACACGCAGGCAGAAACCGAAATGGCGATCCTGCAGGACCTGATCGTCAGCGTGAGGAACCTGCGCGCGGAATTGAAGATCGAGCCGAAGCAGAAGCTGGAAATCGAGGTCTTCGCGGATGCCGAGGTGAAGGGCCTGATTGAGCGGAATAGCGGCGCGCTGGAGCGGTTGGCCAGCGTAGAGAACGTCAACTTCGTAGGCGAGTCGCTGGCGAAGAAGACGCAGTCACGCCACACGACACGGTTCGACGTCCGGGTTGTGTACGAGCAGAAGATCGATGTAGCGGCCGAGCGTGCGAGGCTGAACAAAGAAATCGAGAAGTACGAGAAGGGAATCGCCAACGCAGAACGGCAGCTCGGAAACGAGGGTTTCCTTGCGAAGGCTCCAGAGAAAGTGGTTGAAGGTCTTCGCAAGAATACGGCGGAGTTGAATGTGTTGCTGGAGAAAGCCCGGGAGTCGTTGAACCAGTTGGAACAGTAA
- a CDS encoding type III pantothenate kinase, producing MLLVLDVGNSNTVLGVYATDENGLAGQTDLQADWRITSTRTQTVDEYGVLFRNLFAMKSIDPAAIRGIIISSVVPPMDTTLRTVCERYFGVKPMFIEPGVKTGMPVHYDNPAEVGADRIVNSVAAFEKYGGPCIVVDFGTATTFDAVSAKGEYLGGVIAPGIGISAEALFMRTARLPRVDIRKTSKVIGTNTVGSMQSGLYHGYVGLVDGILERMLEELGKAKVVATGGLASLIGKGSKYISEIDEMLTLDGLRIIWDRNVAHGKKGHNSASHRE from the coding sequence ATGCTGCTGGTTCTCGATGTAGGCAATAGCAACACCGTGCTCGGCGTGTACGCGACCGACGAAAACGGGCTCGCCGGGCAAACTGATCTCCAGGCCGACTGGCGCATCACCTCCACCCGAACGCAGACTGTTGACGAATACGGAGTCCTCTTCCGTAACCTGTTCGCGATGAAGTCCATCGATCCGGCGGCCATCCGCGGCATCATCATTTCGTCAGTTGTGCCGCCGATGGACACCACGCTTCGAACCGTGTGCGAGCGCTACTTTGGCGTGAAACCCATGTTCATTGAGCCGGGCGTCAAAACCGGCATGCCGGTGCACTATGACAATCCGGCCGAAGTCGGCGCAGACCGCATCGTGAACAGCGTGGCGGCATTTGAGAAATACGGTGGGCCGTGTATCGTGGTGGATTTTGGTACGGCGACAACGTTTGACGCGGTGTCGGCAAAGGGCGAGTACCTCGGCGGCGTCATCGCGCCGGGAATCGGCATCTCCGCCGAGGCGCTGTTCATGCGCACGGCGAGACTGCCGCGCGTTGATATTCGCAAGACTTCAAAAGTCATCGGGACGAATACCGTCGGCAGCATGCAGTCGGGGCTGTATCACGGCTATGTCGGGCTGGTGGACGGCATCCTGGAACGAATGCTGGAAGAACTTGGCAAAGCCAAAGTTGTCGCGACAGGTGGGTTGGCATCGCTGATCGGCAAAGGGTCAAAGTACATCAGCGAGATTGACGAGATGCTCACGCTAGACGGGCTGCGGATCATCTGGGATCGCAACGTGGCCCATGGAAAAAAGGGACACAACAGCGCCAGTCACCGCGAATAA